A single window of Bordetella genomosp. 11 DNA harbors:
- the hslU gene encoding ATP-dependent protease ATPase subunit HslU yields MSASTMTPGEIVSELDKYIVGQNRAKRSVAVALRNRWRRQQVAEPLRNEIHPKNILMIGPTGVGKTEIARRLAKLANAPFIKIEATKFTEVGYVGRDVDTIIRDLTEYSIKQTRELEMRRVRSQAEDAAEDLILDALVPPPRTASGEPDRNDESSARQTFRKRLREGKIDDLEVEIEVAQPVPQMDIMGPPGMEEMTEQLRGMFAGLSRDKKKSRKLKVKEAFKLLVEEEAAKRVNEDDLRSAAIANVEQNGIVFLDEIDKIAARQETGGAEVSRQGVQRDLLPLVEGTTVNTRYGMVRTDHILFIASGAFHLAKPSDLIPELQGRFPIRVELDSLTAADFVRILSDTDASLTKQYTALMATEDVKLEFTDDGIERLAELAFTVNEKTENIGARRLYTVMEKLLEDLSFDATASSGDVVRIDAAYVNDKLAEVAGSQDLARYVL; encoded by the coding sequence ATGTCCGCCTCCACCATGACCCCCGGGGAAATCGTCTCCGAACTCGACAAATACATCGTCGGCCAGAATCGCGCCAAGCGATCCGTCGCGGTCGCCCTGCGCAACCGCTGGCGCCGCCAGCAAGTCGCCGAGCCGCTGCGCAACGAGATCCATCCCAAGAATATCCTGATGATCGGGCCGACCGGCGTGGGCAAGACCGAGATCGCGCGCCGCCTGGCCAAGCTGGCCAATGCGCCTTTCATCAAGATCGAAGCCACCAAGTTCACCGAGGTCGGCTATGTCGGCCGCGACGTCGACACCATCATCCGCGACCTTACCGAATATTCGATCAAGCAGACCCGCGAGCTGGAAATGCGGCGGGTCCGGTCGCAAGCCGAGGACGCGGCGGAAGACCTGATCCTGGATGCGCTGGTGCCCCCGCCGCGCACCGCCAGCGGCGAGCCGGACCGCAACGACGAAAGCAGCGCCCGCCAGACTTTCCGCAAGCGCCTGCGCGAAGGGAAGATCGACGACCTGGAAGTGGAAATCGAAGTCGCGCAGCCCGTGCCCCAGATGGACATCATGGGCCCGCCCGGCATGGAAGAAATGACGGAACAGCTGCGCGGCATGTTCGCCGGCCTGAGCCGCGACAAAAAGAAATCGCGCAAGCTCAAGGTCAAGGAAGCCTTCAAGCTGCTGGTCGAGGAAGAAGCCGCCAAGCGCGTCAACGAAGACGATCTGCGCAGCGCGGCCATCGCCAACGTCGAACAGAACGGCATCGTATTCCTGGACGAGATCGACAAGATCGCCGCGCGCCAGGAGACCGGCGGGGCCGAAGTCTCCCGCCAGGGCGTACAGCGCGACCTGCTGCCGCTGGTCGAAGGCACGACGGTCAATACGCGCTACGGAATGGTCCGCACCGACCATATCCTGTTCATCGCCTCCGGGGCCTTTCACCTGGCCAAGCCGTCCGACCTGATTCCTGAATTGCAGGGGCGCTTTCCCATCCGGGTAGAGCTCGATTCCCTGACCGCCGCGGACTTCGTGCGCATCCTGTCGGATACCGACGCCTCGCTGACCAAGCAGTACACCGCCCTGATGGCCACGGAGGACGTCAAGCTGGAGTTCACCGACGATGGCATCGAGCGCCTGGCCGAGCTGGCGTTCACCGTCAACGAAAAGACCGAGAACATCGGCGCGCGGCGCCTGTACACCGTCATGGAAAAACTGCTGGAGGACTTGTCCTTCGATGCAACCGCCAGTTCGGGCGACGTGGTGCGCATCGACGCCGCCTATGTGAACGACAAACTGGCTGAAGTGGCGGGCAGCCAGGACCTGGCGCGCTACGTGTTGTAG
- a CDS encoding copper-binding protein — MDGRRRATLRAAAMLGMAIAAGIAGTAGAEQGKGPATATGEVRRIDIQQGTVVLRHGEIKELGLPAATLVYHVAPALLRDIKPGDKVRFTAIRQDGRYVVTAIDKNMLP; from the coding sequence ATGGATGGGCGCAGGCGCGCGACGCTGCGGGCGGCCGCCATGTTGGGTATGGCCATCGCCGCGGGCATCGCCGGGACGGCGGGCGCGGAGCAGGGCAAAGGCCCGGCCACCGCCACGGGCGAGGTGCGGCGCATCGACATCCAGCAGGGGACGGTGGTGTTGCGCCACGGGGAGATCAAGGAACTGGGGTTGCCTGCCGCGACGCTGGTGTATCACGTGGCGCCGGCCTTGCTGCGGGATATCAAGCCTGGCGACAAGGTCCGCTTCACCGCCATCCGGCAGGACGGCAGGTATGTGGTGACCGCGATCGACAAGAACATGCTTCCCTAG
- a CDS encoding GNAT family N-acetyltransferase — protein sequence MRELAEYEKLTAIFAATEDSLRASLFGRTPAAECLVAQRTDEQDPALLAYAVWFHNYSTFLCRRGLYLEDVYVRADQRGNGIGRALLRQLAGIAVERGCGRFEWTVLDWNQPAIDFYESLGAEILPEWRIVRVTGDALDKMGRASIAAQAGAGQHG from the coding sequence ATGCGCGAATTGGCCGAGTACGAGAAGCTGACGGCCATCTTCGCCGCCACCGAGGACAGCCTGCGCGCCTCGCTGTTCGGCCGCACCCCGGCGGCCGAATGCCTGGTCGCCCAGCGCACCGATGAGCAGGACCCCGCGCTGCTCGCGTATGCGGTCTGGTTTCACAACTATTCGACCTTCCTGTGCCGGCGCGGCCTGTACCTGGAAGACGTTTACGTCCGCGCCGACCAGCGCGGCAACGGTATCGGGCGCGCGCTGCTGCGGCAACTCGCCGGCATCGCGGTCGAACGCGGTTGCGGACGATTCGAATGGACGGTGCTGGATTGGAACCAGCCGGCCATCGATTTCTATGAAAGCCTGGGCGCCGAAATCCTACCGGAATGGCGCATCGTCCGGGTCACCGGCGACGCGCTGGACAAAATGGGGCGGGCTTCGATTGCGGCGCAGGCCGGAGCCGGCCAGCATGGCTAA
- a CDS encoding cob(I)yrinic acid a,c-diamide adenosyltransferase — MANRLTVIATRAGDDGTTGLGDGSRVAKDSARVAALGDVDELNSALGVVLAEPQLDAGVAADLRDVQHALFDMGAELCIPGYAKLDGNHVTHLDGRLAHYNATLPPLREFILPGGSRAAALLHVARTVCRRAERAVVALQRMETVNKPVVQYLNRLSDLLFVMARAVNRSAGTGDVYWRNPSRDAPGKP; from the coding sequence ATGGCTAACCGCCTGACCGTCATCGCCACGCGTGCCGGCGACGACGGCACCACCGGGCTGGGCGACGGCAGCCGGGTCGCGAAAGACAGCGCGCGCGTCGCGGCGCTGGGCGACGTCGACGAACTCAACAGCGCGCTGGGGGTGGTACTGGCCGAACCGCAGCTGGATGCCGGCGTGGCGGCCGACCTGCGCGATGTGCAGCATGCACTCTTCGACATGGGGGCGGAGCTCTGCATACCGGGCTACGCCAAGCTGGACGGCAACCACGTCACCCACCTCGACGGCCGGCTCGCCCACTACAACGCCACGCTGCCGCCGCTGCGCGAATTCATCCTGCCCGGCGGCTCGCGGGCGGCGGCGCTGCTGCACGTCGCCCGCACGGTGTGCCGCCGCGCGGAACGCGCCGTGGTCGCGCTGCAGCGCATGGAAACGGTCAATAAACCGGTCGTGCAGTACTTGAACCGGCTCTCAGACCTGCTCTTCGTCATGGCGCGGGCGGTCAACCGTTCCGCCGGAACGGGCGACGTGTACTGGCGCAACCCGTCCAGGGACGCACCCGGCAAGCCGTGA
- a CDS encoding DUF4142 domain-containing protein, whose amino-acid sequence MTARSITRGLLAAGVLAFTTGAWAQPAPTSPAPNKKTEQRSTLASADKDFLENAAQGGHAEIEGSKMAQTKSSNADVKQFADQMVQDHTKANEELMALAAQKGYTPPDKPSIMQRTELKALSATSGETFDKMYVSRIGVAAHEDTVKLFKKAAAEAKDPDIKAWAAKTLPTLQHHLDMANALHQKVDTETKAKK is encoded by the coding sequence ATGACTGCACGATCCATCACCCGCGGGCTTTTGGCCGCCGGAGTCCTTGCCTTCACGACAGGCGCCTGGGCCCAGCCCGCCCCCACCTCGCCTGCCCCGAACAAGAAAACGGAACAGCGCAGCACGCTCGCCAGTGCCGACAAGGATTTTCTGGAGAACGCCGCGCAGGGCGGACATGCCGAGATCGAAGGCAGCAAAATGGCCCAGACCAAGAGCAGCAATGCCGATGTGAAGCAGTTCGCGGACCAGATGGTCCAGGACCATACGAAGGCGAACGAGGAACTGATGGCGCTGGCCGCGCAGAAGGGCTACACGCCGCCCGATAAGCCGTCGATCATGCAGCGCACCGAGCTGAAGGCGCTTAGCGCCACCAGCGGCGAAACCTTCGACAAGATGTATGTAAGCCGGATCGGCGTGGCCGCGCACGAGGACACCGTCAAGCTCTTCAAGAAGGCCGCCGCCGAAGCCAAGGACCCGGACATCAAGGCCTGGGCCGCCAAGACGCTGCCCACGCTGCAGCATCACCTGGACATGGCCAACGCGCTGCACCAGAAGGTCGATACCGAGACCAAGGCCAAGAAGTAA
- a CDS encoding YoaK family protein, with translation MRTLFVAALSCLAGMTDAIGLIAAGSFVSFMSGNTTNLGLAVAALDTRHAGRLAAVLLLFVLGSALGEALAQRARHPRPAVLGAVAMLLTAACAGLYLADHGLGPAEAWRQAARLVAVLAMGVLNAAFEKVDGQSVGLTYVTGALARLGQALGRYAATRQTQRAGPHLAAFFGLLAGAVGGALLQYRWPAQALFAPAAAAWLLCLAAWRLSARLAGDRTSA, from the coding sequence ATGCGGACGCTGTTCGTCGCCGCGCTGTCCTGCCTGGCGGGGATGACGGATGCGATCGGCCTGATCGCGGCGGGCAGCTTCGTATCGTTCATGAGCGGCAACACCACCAACCTGGGGCTGGCCGTGGCCGCCCTGGACACGCGGCACGCCGGCCGGCTGGCGGCCGTGCTGCTGCTGTTCGTGCTGGGAAGCGCGCTGGGCGAGGCCCTCGCGCAGCGCGCCCGGCATCCGCGCCCGGCCGTGCTGGGCGCCGTCGCGATGCTGCTGACGGCCGCCTGCGCCGGGCTTTACCTGGCCGATCATGGCCTGGGTCCTGCGGAGGCATGGCGCCAGGCGGCGCGCCTGGTTGCGGTGCTGGCGATGGGCGTCCTGAATGCCGCATTCGAAAAAGTCGACGGCCAGTCCGTGGGCCTGACCTACGTGACGGGCGCGCTGGCGCGTCTGGGGCAGGCCCTGGGCCGTTACGCCGCCACCCGCCAGACGCAGCGCGCGGGGCCACATCTCGCGGCTTTTTTCGGGCTGCTTGCGGGCGCGGTCGGCGGCGCGCTATTGCAGTACCGCTGGCCGGCGCAGGCCTTGTTCGCGCCGGCCGCGGCTGCGTGGTTGCTTTGCCTTGCAGCGTGGCGGCTGTCCGCGCGGCTTGCGGGCGATCGGACGTCCGCATGA
- the lipA gene encoding lipoyl synthase, with the protein MSTPADHSFAEATQADGSRTQPVPAVPHAAPADSVQPYDPTAKQKSQAKTARIPIKVVQAERLKKPEWIRVRAAAPGSRFYDIKRILREHNLHTVCEEASCPNIGECFGKGTATFMIMGDKCTRRCPFCDVGHGRPDPLDADEPQNLARTIAALKLSYVVITSVDRDDLRDGGAGHFVECIRQVREQSPSTRIEVLVPDFRGRLDRALEILNAGPPDVMNHNLETVPRLYKQARPGSDYAHSLKLLQEFKRLHPDVPTKSGLMLGLGETDDEILQVMRDMRAHGVDMLTIGQYLQPSEHHLPVLRYVHPDTFAMFEREAYEMGFSHAAVGAMVRSSYHADQQAHAAGVN; encoded by the coding sequence ATGTCCACGCCCGCAGATCATTCCTTCGCCGAGGCCACCCAGGCCGACGGCTCCCGTACCCAGCCCGTGCCGGCCGTCCCGCACGCCGCGCCAGCCGATTCCGTCCAGCCTTACGATCCGACCGCGAAGCAGAAGTCGCAGGCCAAGACGGCCCGCATTCCGATCAAGGTGGTGCAGGCCGAGCGGCTGAAGAAGCCGGAATGGATACGCGTGCGCGCCGCCGCGCCAGGCTCGCGCTTCTACGACATCAAGCGCATTCTGCGCGAACATAATCTGCATACCGTTTGCGAAGAGGCGTCGTGTCCGAATATCGGCGAGTGCTTCGGCAAGGGCACGGCGACCTTCATGATCATGGGCGACAAGTGCACTCGCCGTTGCCCGTTCTGTGATGTGGGGCATGGCCGCCCGGACCCGCTGGATGCCGACGAGCCGCAGAACCTGGCACGCACGATCGCGGCGCTGAAGCTGTCCTATGTGGTGATCACTTCCGTGGACCGCGACGACCTGCGCGATGGCGGCGCCGGCCATTTCGTCGAGTGCATCCGGCAGGTGCGCGAGCAGTCGCCGTCCACTCGCATCGAAGTCCTGGTTCCGGATTTCCGTGGCCGCCTGGACCGTGCGCTGGAAATCCTCAACGCCGGTCCGCCGGATGTCATGAATCACAACCTGGAAACGGTGCCGCGCTTGTACAAGCAGGCCCGTCCCGGTTCCGATTACGCGCATTCGCTGAAGCTGCTGCAGGAGTTCAAGCGCCTGCACCCGGATGTTCCGACCAAATCCGGCCTGATGCTGGGCCTGGGCGAAACGGACGACGAAATCCTGCAGGTGATGCGCGACATGCGCGCGCACGGCGTCGACATGCTGACCATCGGCCAGTATCTGCAACCTTCGGAGCACCATCTGCCGGTGCTGCGCTACGTCCATCCCGATACCTTCGCGATGTTCGAGCGCGAAGCCTATGAAATGGGTTTCTCGCACGCGGCGGTGGGCGCGATGGTGCGTTCCTCCTACCACGCGGACCAGCAGGCGCACGCGGCCGGCGTGAACTGA
- a CDS encoding cupin domain-containing protein: MSDSTAPVGDAIHIGQLTIRYLIDGAASGGMGVFELTVAPGSQVPPPHSHTHNEECAYVLEGVLRYSVDGIARDLKPGEWMHTPPGSVHHFSNPHAETARALIVLTPDIGAQYFRDVREVVSAGGPPDRARLMEVMSRYGLVPAPPR; encoded by the coding sequence ATGAGCGACAGCACCGCGCCCGTGGGCGACGCCATTCACATCGGCCAATTGACCATTCGATACCTGATCGATGGCGCCGCCAGCGGCGGCATGGGTGTTTTCGAACTGACCGTGGCACCGGGCTCGCAGGTGCCTCCGCCGCACAGCCATACGCATAACGAAGAGTGCGCGTATGTCCTGGAAGGGGTGCTTCGTTATTCGGTGGATGGCATCGCGCGCGATCTCAAGCCCGGCGAGTGGATGCACACGCCGCCAGGATCGGTGCATCACTTCAGCAACCCGCACGCCGAGACGGCCCGCGCCCTGATCGTTTTGACCCCCGACATCGGCGCCCAGTATTTCCGCGATGTGCGGGAGGTCGTCAGTGCCGGCGGGCCACCGGATCGGGCCAGGCTGATGGAAGTCATGTCCCGGTATGGGCTGGTGCCCGCACCGCCCCGGTAA
- the lipB gene encoding lipoyl(octanoyl) transferase LipB: MIKWLNRPADYAAVWQAMQAFTEARTPATADEIWLCEHGPVYTLGQAGKPEHVLNPHDIPVVRTDRGGQVTYHGPGQVVAYALIDLRRAGIYVKEYVAFLEDAVIATLAGYGIQACRKPGAPGVYVPVPSADGELAKIAALGIKIRSGCAYHGVALNVDMDLAPFLGINPCGYENLATTDMASCGVAASLRDVGESLASRIARIAARDAGAA; the protein is encoded by the coding sequence ATGATCAAGTGGTTGAACCGGCCCGCCGACTATGCGGCGGTATGGCAGGCAATGCAGGCCTTCACGGAGGCCCGCACGCCCGCCACCGCCGACGAGATCTGGCTGTGCGAGCATGGGCCGGTCTATACCCTGGGGCAGGCGGGCAAGCCTGAGCATGTGCTGAATCCCCACGATATCCCCGTGGTGCGTACCGATCGCGGCGGCCAGGTCACCTATCACGGTCCCGGCCAGGTGGTGGCCTATGCCCTGATCGACCTGCGGCGCGCCGGGATCTATGTGAAGGAATACGTGGCCTTCCTGGAAGACGCCGTCATCGCCACCCTGGCCGGCTACGGTATCCAGGCCTGCCGCAAGCCCGGCGCCCCGGGCGTCTATGTGCCCGTCCCGTCCGCCGATGGCGAACTGGCCAAGATCGCCGCGCTGGGCATCAAGATCCGCTCTGGCTGCGCCTATCACGGCGTGGCCTTGAACGTCGACATGGACCTCGCGCCTTTCCTGGGCATCAATCCATGCGGGTACGAGAACCTGGCGACCACGGACATGGCATCGTGTGGCGTGGCGGCCAGCCTGCGGGATGTGGGCGAAAGCCTGGCGTCGCGCATCGCGCGCATCGCGGCGCGAGACGCTGGCGCCGCATGA
- a CDS encoding YbeD family protein — protein MMNIPPEQSLIEYPSDFPIKVMGKRHPDFAQVLTEVVLQFDPGFDPATVEMRPSKGGNYIGLTFTVRATSREQLDGLYRALHGHPLVAVVL, from the coding sequence ATGATGAATATCCCGCCCGAACAATCCCTGATCGAATACCCCAGCGATTTCCCCATCAAGGTGATGGGGAAGCGTCATCCGGATTTCGCCCAGGTATTGACCGAAGTCGTATTGCAGTTCGATCCCGGCTTCGATCCCGCCACCGTCGAAATGCGGCCGAGCAAGGGCGGCAATTACATCGGCCTGACCTTCACGGTGCGCGCCACCTCGCGCGAGCAGCTGGACGGGCTATACCGTGCGCTGCACGGCCATCCGCTGGTCGCCGTCGTGCTCTAG
- a CDS encoding D-amino acid aminotransferase yields MIPGVPGDSLAYLNGEFLRLQDAKISVLDRGFIFGDGIYEVVPVYEGRPFRMAEHLARLERSLASIRIESPFDRAGWNEVVQGLIERSLTPSCVVYLQVTRGVAKRDHGFPAERLTPTVFGMTSPFTRPGAELREQGVSLVSISDERWLHCDIKSVSLLGNVLAKQRAVDEGADEVVQFRDGILTEGATCNVWAVAGGKLLGAPKNHLVLEGIRYGLMAELAQEAGIPFEMRPIARAEVENADELLVSSATREILPVAALDGKPVGAGRPGPVYAALRRGYDARIAALLGKAPGVPM; encoded by the coding sequence ATGATTCCGGGCGTGCCGGGCGATAGCCTGGCGTATCTGAATGGCGAATTCCTGCGGTTGCAGGACGCGAAAATCTCGGTCCTGGACCGCGGGTTCATTTTCGGCGATGGCATTTATGAAGTCGTGCCGGTGTACGAAGGCCGTCCTTTCCGCATGGCCGAACACCTCGCGCGGCTGGAGCGCAGCCTGGCCAGCATCCGCATCGAATCGCCCTTCGATCGCGCCGGCTGGAATGAAGTCGTCCAGGGGCTGATCGAGCGGTCATTGACGCCTTCCTGCGTGGTGTACCTGCAGGTTACGCGTGGCGTGGCCAAGCGCGACCACGGGTTTCCGGCGGAACGCCTGACGCCCACGGTGTTCGGCATGACTTCGCCTTTCACCCGGCCCGGGGCCGAGCTGCGCGAGCAGGGCGTATCGCTGGTGTCGATTTCCGACGAGCGTTGGCTGCACTGCGATATCAAGTCGGTTTCCCTGCTGGGCAATGTGCTGGCCAAGCAGCGCGCGGTGGACGAGGGCGCCGATGAAGTCGTGCAGTTTCGCGACGGCATCCTTACCGAAGGCGCGACCTGCAATGTCTGGGCGGTGGCGGGCGGCAAGCTGCTGGGCGCGCCCAAGAACCATCTGGTGCTGGAGGGCATACGCTACGGGTTGATGGCCGAGCTCGCGCAGGAAGCCGGCATCCCCTTCGAGATGCGCCCCATCGCGCGCGCCGAAGTCGAGAATGCCGACGAGTTGCTGGTCTCTTCCGCTACCCGGGAGATCCTGCCGGTCGCGGCGCTGGACGGCAAACCGGTGGGCGCGGGCCGACCCGGCCCGGTTTATGCGGCCCTGCGCCGGGGGTATGATGCCCGTATCGCCGCGCTGCTTGGAAAAGCCCCTGGCGTCCCCATGTAA
- a CDS encoding D-alanyl-D-alanine carboxypeptidase family protein, whose amino-acid sequence MTIPRLPRFSSSTVGRRLVAGTLTAALAMGAPATWAQTAGKPAAKAAAPAPATNPTQAATTPSGASPSQVANADANGISPVSAVSPVPAPAIAARAWISVDVNSGQVLAGSNPDQQVEPASLTKIMTAYVVFNALDEKRLTLDQQVPVSEHAWRTGGSRMFIEPRKPVTVDELLQGVIVQSGNDASVALAEAVAGSESAFATLMNQEAERLGMKGSHFVNATGLPDPQHTTTVRDLATIATHLITDHPDYFHYYKQRAFTYNKINQPNRNRLLWADPSVDGMKTGHTESAGYCLVATALRGDRRVLTVMVGADSESTRAEESLKLLNWSFQNFDTVKLFDNNQPALDARVWEGKVETAKLGPPAPVWIAVPRGKAADVKPVAERTDPLVAPLEKGQRVGTLRLTLDGKTLRTEPLVVRESVERAGFFGRMVDIVKRWLQ is encoded by the coding sequence ATGACGATTCCGCGTTTGCCCCGTTTTTCCTCTTCAACCGTTGGACGGCGCCTCGTCGCCGGCACGTTGACCGCGGCGCTGGCGATGGGAGCGCCGGCAACCTGGGCGCAGACAGCGGGCAAACCGGCGGCCAAGGCGGCGGCGCCTGCCCCGGCAACCAATCCCACCCAGGCGGCGACGACGCCATCGGGGGCGTCCCCCTCGCAGGTGGCCAACGCGGACGCCAATGGCATCTCGCCGGTCTCCGCGGTGTCTCCGGTGCCCGCCCCGGCAATCGCCGCGCGGGCCTGGATTTCCGTGGACGTCAATAGCGGCCAGGTGCTGGCGGGGTCCAACCCCGACCAGCAAGTCGAACCGGCATCCCTGACCAAGATCATGACCGCGTATGTGGTCTTCAATGCCCTCGACGAAAAGCGCCTGACGCTGGACCAGCAGGTGCCGGTGTCCGAGCATGCCTGGCGCACGGGCGGTTCGCGCATGTTCATCGAGCCGCGCAAGCCCGTCACGGTGGACGAGCTGCTGCAGGGCGTGATCGTCCAGTCCGGCAACGATGCCTCGGTGGCACTGGCCGAGGCCGTGGCCGGCAGCGAAAGCGCCTTCGCGACCTTGATGAACCAGGAAGCCGAACGCCTGGGCATGAAGGGCTCGCATTTCGTCAACGCCACCGGCCTGCCGGATCCCCAGCACACCACGACGGTACGCGACCTGGCGACGATCGCCACGCACCTGATCACCGATCATCCCGATTACTTCCACTACTACAAGCAGCGGGCCTTCACCTACAACAAGATCAACCAGCCCAATCGCAACCGGCTGTTGTGGGCCGATCCCTCGGTGGACGGCATGAAGACCGGGCACACCGAATCGGCGGGCTATTGCCTGGTCGCCACCGCCCTGCGCGGCGACCGCCGCGTGCTGACGGTGATGGTCGGGGCCGATAGCGAGTCCACGCGGGCGGAGGAAAGCCTCAAGCTGCTGAACTGGAGCTTCCAGAACTTCGATACCGTCAAGCTGTTCGACAACAACCAGCCGGCGCTGGACGCGCGCGTCTGGGAAGGCAAGGTCGAGACCGCCAAGCTGGGTCCTCCGGCCCCGGTCTGGATCGCCGTGCCGCGCGGCAAGGCCGCGGACGTCAAGCCGGTGGCCGAGCGCACCGATCCGCTCGTCGCGCCGCTGGAAAAAGGCCAGCGCGTGGGCACGCTGCGCCTGACCCTGGACGGCAAGACCCTGCGCACCGAGCCGCTGGTCGTGCGCGAATCCGTGGAACGCGCGGGCTTTTTCGGCCGCATGGTCGATATCGTGAAGCGCTGGCTGCAGTAG
- a CDS encoding putative bifunctional diguanylate cyclase/phosphodiesterase, producing MSGTYLVGTVLLSLIVVALAAYTAVLASRYAASRRSLDGSLREVSIALQRLATTDMLTELPNRTALAGSTDMAITRARHTGNEFALLLMDLDGFKHINDSLGHSIGDGMLQSFARRLRACVRGEDTVGRLGGDEFVVLVEGLNSREGAARVAQAVNTAMRDDLTFQGMTLRLTASIGIAMFPHDGEDVETLMKNADIAMYGAKEHGRNGFRFYEPHMGESYRRMLMMQQGLNDALISEQLSLDYQPEFADGGHRVTAAEALLRWSHPRLGAVPPGEFIPVAERSGQIIEIGFWVMRTVCRHMKRWDARGLPSLKVSINLSTKQLSHPDFVERMVAIAHEEGVPPTRLVFEITESVAMQDAELSSRVIRAFRGHGFGIAIDDFGTGYSSLAYLQQFRAQQLKIDRFFTQGLDTHGEEGRAIVAAILAMAHTLNMEVVAEGVETTTQLNALRALSCDQMQGYLLKRPMPLAAFEFFLESLCNPVPALGTSLEGGLPARP from the coding sequence ATGAGCGGCACCTATCTCGTTGGGACGGTTCTTTTGTCCCTTATCGTCGTGGCGCTGGCCGCGTATACCGCCGTATTGGCCTCGCGGTACGCGGCATCGCGGCGTTCGCTGGACGGCTCGCTGCGCGAGGTCAGCATCGCCTTGCAGCGCCTGGCCACCACGGACATGCTGACCGAACTGCCCAACCGCACCGCGCTGGCCGGGTCCACCGACATGGCCATTACGCGCGCGCGCCATACGGGCAATGAATTCGCGCTGCTGCTGATGGACCTGGATGGCTTCAAGCACATCAACGATTCGCTGGGCCACAGCATCGGCGATGGCATGCTGCAATCCTTCGCGCGGCGGCTGCGTGCCTGCGTGCGGGGCGAAGACACCGTCGGGCGCCTGGGCGGTGACGAGTTCGTCGTCCTCGTCGAAGGCCTGAACAGCCGCGAGGGCGCCGCCCGCGTGGCGCAGGCCGTCAATACGGCCATGCGCGACGATCTGACATTCCAGGGCATGACGCTGCGGCTTACCGCCAGCATCGGCATCGCCATGTTCCCGCACGACGGCGAAGACGTCGAAACGCTGATGAAGAACGCCGACATCGCGATGTACGGCGCGAAGGAACATGGCCGCAACGGCTTTCGCTTCTACGAACCGCACATGGGCGAAAGCTACCGGCGCATGCTGATGATGCAGCAGGGGCTGAACGATGCGCTTATCAGCGAACAGCTCAGCCTGGACTACCAGCCGGAATTCGCCGACGGCGGCCACCGCGTGACCGCCGCCGAAGCGCTGCTGCGCTGGAGCCATCCGCGCCTGGGCGCCGTGCCGCCGGGCGAATTCATTCCCGTCGCGGAACGCTCGGGCCAAATCATCGAAATCGGATTCTGGGTCATGCGCACGGTATGTCGGCATATGAAGCGCTGGGACGCCCGCGGCCTGCCCTCCTTGAAGGTGTCGATCAATCTATCGACCAAGCAGTTGTCGCATCCAGACTTCGTCGAGCGCATGGTCGCCATCGCGCACGAGGAAGGCGTACCGCCGACCCGCCTGGTCTTCGAGATCACGGAATCCGTCGCCATGCAGGATGCGGAGCTCAGTTCGCGCGTCATCCGCGCTTTCCGCGGACACGGCTTCGGCATCGCCATCGACGATTTCGGCACCGGCTATTCCAGCCTGGCCTATCTACAGCAGTTCCGCGCGCAGCAATTGAAGATCGACCGATTCTTCACGCAAGGGCTGGACACCCACGGCGAGGAAGGGCGCGCCATCGTGGCGGCCATTCTGGCCATGGCGCACACGCTGAACATGGAAGTCGTCGCGGAAGGCGTCGAAACCACGACGCAATTGAACGCCCTGCGGGCACTCTCTTGCGACCAAATGCAAGGCTATCTCCTGAAGCGCCCCATGCCGCTCGCGGCTTTTGAATTTTTCCTCGAAAGCCTGTGCAACCCTGTCCCGGCGCTCGGTACATCGCTGGAAGGCGGCCTGCCCGCTCGCCCCTGA